The Branchiostoma floridae strain S238N-H82 chromosome 6, Bfl_VNyyK, whole genome shotgun sequence genomic interval tagggttaaaaGTATGCTTTACGATGTAAGGTGCGGAACATGAAACATGATTTCTTACTTGAAACACAGAAGGAATTGAAAATGTGCTTTGACTTTAGACCGTAATGTGAATTATAGAATCAACACTGCCGTTTGAAAATAATTTGCTGGGCCAATATATGTCCATAAGtaacagaaaatgtaacagtaaaagaaacattgaaaaaagtaacagaaaatgaaacattgaaaTGATGTTGAACATAAATGAAAAATCAGTTACCTGTCGTTCTTGTTCCTCGCTGTCGTCCATGATGTTGTACAGCACAATGAAGACGGTGTTCTCTGCGTCCATGAACATACTGTGGGTTACCGCGTACTCCGCCTGCCCAGCAAAATCCCACAGGCTGACCTCCCCCACCCCGGGGATATGAAACGTCCCAACATCCACCCCTGGGGTGGGGTCGTGAGGCTCCTCGGCTGACGACGACTTCTTCAGTCCTTGGAGCAGTGCAGCCACGCGGCCCTGTTGGACAGGAGTAACTCGTTAAGTTTTGATATGATGACATTAATGAAATGTGTGGTCCATCATTCTGGGGAGTCTataacctaatctccaagcacatcTATCGGTGGTATCTTAGTGCTAAACAGTATCCGGGAGCATTTGGACACTTTACATACTGTCTTCCCCCTGATAGATCTGCTTCCAGATTATCTTTAACGTACTTTATTCCTTTGTGTACAGAAACGAAGTTGGAAGGATTTGGGGAACAAGTGACGTTCTTACTTACCCTTTGAAGACTTGCCTTAAGTGTGGACTTCCCAGTTTCCGCCATCCCAAACACGAACACCTTACACCTGTTGACCTTCACCCCGCCAGACTTCTGCAGCAACTCGTGGTACGACTTCTCTTGTATCACTTCCTTTTCCCGGTTCTAGTTTGTGGTAAAATATTGCTGACGTAATGATGGTGTTACTTCATAAATCACCATTTTTGTAAATTAAGCAATGCCAACATGTGTGAAGTGtaaacaatgattttttcaACGTAAAAGCAATTAATTTGATAACATTTTACAACCATGAGTCACAATGTGTTCATAGCTATACTAATAAAGTTCAAATACTACTGAGCATACGTCATGAATAAATGAGAATGTCGTTCACCTTTAGGACACGGCGAGTCCTCCGGTCCTGTGCTTTATCAGCTGGTGTCTTTCCGGACTGTACAGGGAACATCAGAAATGTGTTACTCTCTCTGTGCAACCTAACGATGTATAACGAGGACAACAATGCCTGCCTGGATTTATGAAATATCTTAAACTTCTCTCCTCTTGTCTTTAGTGTTGACGGCTGTTTCAAGCGACACTCTACCCCATTCTTCCTTCGAGACTGACAACATATAGGAGAGTTACAGCCCGAAAGTGAAGTTTGAGTACATTAAGTCAATACAATATTAGTATCGAGTTAACATCCACATAATCTGCAGGGGCACATTTGTATCACCTTAGTCCGTGCCGTCACGTCTGCCCCATGccgaatcagaagctcacaagtcccgGTGTCGCCCCGGACAGCAGCCCAATGCAGGGGTGTGGACTGCCACTGTACAGGgaggaaggtcagggtcagtagTGGCGGGTTCAACACGGACAACAGTCATCACGTGGATAAGAAGCAGTTCTAGATACTCACTACAGCTCCTGAAACGCCTTGATTTATGACATATACACTTGGTTCTATATAGCTACCTTAGAACTGTTAATTTAGTTGTTTTTAAATatgctgtactttttgtgtgctTGTCGTATTGTCTGGATCTCTGTGTGCCGCCATCAGCATTGGCTGCCGTTATTGTATCGTCTCACCTTTAATACATACAAGTTAAGTTTGAGTACAACAAGTCAATACAATATCAGTATCAAGTTAACATCCATGTAATCCCTAGGGGCACATTTGTATCACCTTAGTGTAAATCGACATCATGTCCTACACTCCTGCCATAGACCGGCGATAGGCAATATAATTTGACAAAGTTCAGTTTAACCCTAACACANNNNNNNNNNNNNNNNNNNNNNNNNNNNNNNNNNNNNNNNNNNNNNNNNNNNNNNNNNNNNNNNNNNNNNNNNNNNNNNNNNNNNNNNNNNNNNNNNNNNCTCACAAGTCTTCACGTGGATAGGAAACAGTTCTATATATCAACATGAGGACCTAGAACGTTTGGAATTTATGCCACAGGGTCAGTAGTGGTGGGTTCAACACGGACAGGAGTTATCACGTGGACTGATAATCAGCATGAGGTGAACTTCCGTAGATTAACAAAAGGTTTCGGAAGTCTCGTTGTAGACCCACCATACCATGTACGTTACGCGCAAAGCATTTAACCGTGTTTCTTATCATCATATGGCATCTATAGGTACGGCTATGGGTCACTGTTGGTGTACAACCTTCCAAACAGATTTCCCGCTTGGCTATTGTGGAAGGTGGTTCACAGTAGGTTTGGCGATGAAATTAGAATTCTAATTCTAAATATTAAATTTCTGTCGGAGATTTGTCACGGCACGAGTACCAAAGAAAGATACGGCAAAACCTTTTACTTTTCAACTTCGTCTTGTGAACATATGAATTGATTGTAGGTAACGTTGTATGCTTATTTTATATTAACGCAGCAGTGCTGTACAACACGGCCGTAATTTAGCCGTTGGATGCTAGTCTCTTGTTTTATTAttaataaaccatttgattgattcattcattgatttaaCATAAAACATGACCGGATTTCAACTGGGAAGAATTGGGAACATTGTCAGGAGTGAAGTAAGAAATCGTTTCCACTTATGTCGTCCCATGTTCAGGCAGGCCAGGAaggaagcgcgattaaatcaggctactttAACCGCTATTGTGTGATAAACTGAGCGATGCTCAGATGATAATCGCGACCAAATAGTTAGGTTGGGAACAACGAGCCAGACCGTCCCGGGTTGAGGTCAGGACACAGTTATTTCTACTTACCCCGTCCCTCGCATCCACCTCAGCTTCATGCTTAATCAGCAGCTCCGCCACCTCAGTCTGCCCGTACCGGCTGGCCACATGGAGGGGTGTCTGGTCCTGGATAGAGCAACAGTTGGGATGATAACCGGTTACAACATGACAATACAGGCGGTACGGtcacacaaaatgaaatatcttAATAGCCATTCCTGCAAGAACATATATAGAATGAAACTCTTGTTAGCTAGCTATGTCCCCATGTCGGTAACGGTTCCATCAGTATAGCGACTACATTCTTACCTTGATTAGATGTTTTTGATTGACTAGATTAAGTCACCATCGCATTTATACTTTAAGACAGTGTTAATCATGTCCCGGATCCACAAGATGAGGATGGCACAAAGTGAAGGTAAATCATGTTCTTACAAAGATAAGGTTTGACTTCCAGTCTCTAACCCTATATGACAAGATCAGTTTGCTTACAAAGTGTCTCCATGTCCTCTTGACATTGACGTCCACCCCAGCATCCAGCCCCCTCCTCACAGTCTGCTCGTCACCTTTCTGAACAGCCGTGTAGAACGTGTCCAGGTCCATCTCATCAGGACCTGCTGGCGATAACATTGGAAAAATAAGGCATTGTAGAACGTTTTATAgctttagttttattttttatagttacctgcttgaaaaaaagCAGGTATTGATtttggtagggatctttgtgattccggaccgatatctttagAATCTCTGAATGGAttgcgatcacgtttgctatgtggatagatattgtgagccattgtgctatagcgcgcattagaagtttgttgcagttttgtggttcgtttaaaaaaaaaaaaattatttacacctcttttcctgatatggagtgatTCCCTAtctctcaacctccttggggacagctagcagctgtgacatgagttttcagtagcatgggagtatgtggaagggtcgtttccagtgctatatctccggaacagaacgtgtgattgcgatgatatttacctccatgaaaaatggaggtatagtttttggtgtgtctgtgtgtctgtctgtgtttccgcatatttgtggtcagtataactttagaacctgttgatgtttggtatttgggtaggtgttggaaagtcGATAGTCAACGTTAATTTTGGCCCCACTGGTgtgtgactttggtactgcagcagaacttcgattttttgtatcttttgacatggatgtgctatggtcttgatttttaggtggcagatagcttgtgatgtaaggaagaagtgatgtatgtatgtttgggccccctagcagcttgctccagaactgcaggtcaaaatcttccaaggagcaaaaaagagtAACTGTGGCCATCACTGTCACCTCTTATAGACTAGtacacattgagatacaatgtatgtgccaggtgcaggtgtaacaataggaaataaaaatgaaatggtgaggacaccagaaaggtgCAGTTTTGGATATCACCATtcaccataggtagatatataagaacaatgatggaataactttgtcaaacgtcaaaccatatcaaccccacaacacaccatacgcaccaccacaaaacaaaatatttcatgcaggtttgagttttcagactcttgttttattttatatctCTCAAAGATGCGAACACCAGAAAAGGTGCAGTTGACTATTCTAGCAGAAATGTGTAACGTTGTTTTCAACAGCAGTAGTTATAAATGTCtgattgacacgacaaaagggGCTTTTgttataaaactagagttcggcaacCTCATACCGCCTTAAATATTTAGTTcttttgtagtagtagtagtagtagtagtagtagtggtaccTCATACCGCCATAAAATATTTAGATcttttgtagtagtagtagtagtagtagtagtagtagtagtagtagtagtagtagtagtagtagtagtcggggaccgcgtggcgcaatggcagcatttgcggctcgagaccgagaggttacgggttcgaatccagcagctgtgtcaccgatcttgtgcccttgggaaaggcactttggacgactttcctcacttaactcaggtgtaaatgagtatctagtggccttgtgtggcttggttgggctatgtggccgagactgcccttaggggcatgttcgggcatgacgcatccgccatgacacacgagtcgggggtaggaggaaccccttacatccttggttggaagtcctcctaggagacggatactccgaagcCTGCTACTGCTAAGACGGATACTCcgatctgctggagccgcctcacacgttgcatataGTTGCCCctatgagacttagtgctccagtagacgagagggtggagaaggaattgcacacccctccttcaccttaaaaagtcatgtgcaggtcaggcaaacaggcaaaatagcctgtctgcctcctcatctgtccaatcgacaggagaaacaaaaaaagtggGCAAGAAAAANNNNNNNNNNNNNNNNNNNNNNNNNNNNNNNNNNNNNNNNNNNNNNNNNNNNNNNNNNNNNNNNNNNNNNNNNNNNNNNNNNNNNNNNNNNNNNNNNNNNNNNNNNNNNNNNNNNNNNNNNNNNNNNNNNNNNNNNNNNNNNNNNNNNNNNNNNNNNNNNNNNNNNNNNNNNNNNNNNNNNNNNNNNNNNNNNNNNNNNNNNNNNNNNNNNNNNNNNNNNNNNNNNNNNNNNNNNNNNNNNNNNNNNNNNNNNNNNNNNNNNNNNNNNNNNNNNNNNNNNNNNNNNNNNNNNNNNNNNNNNNNNNNNNNNNNNNNNNNNNNNNNNNNNNNNNNNNNNNNNNNNNNNNNNNNNNNNNNNNNNNNNNNNNNNNNNNNNNNNNNNNNNNNNNNNNNNNNNNNNNNNNNNNNNNNNNNNNNNNNNNNNNNNNNNNNNNNNNNNNNNNNNNNNNNNNNNNNNNNNNNNNNNNNNNNNNNNNNNNNNNNNNNNNNNNNNNNNNNNNNNNNNNNNNNNNNNNNNNNNNNNNNNNNNNNNNNNNNNNNNNNNNNNNNNNNNNNNNNNNNNNNNNNNNNNNNNNNNNNNNNNNNNNNNNNNNNNNNNNNNNNNNNNNNNNNNNNNNNNNNNNNNNNNNNNNNNNNNNNNNNNNNNNNNNNNNNNNNNNNNNNNNNNNNNNNNNNNNNNNNNNNNNNNNNNNNNNNNACTCCCATTTCCTTtttatacctccatgaaaaaatggaggtatagtttttggtgtgtctgtgtgtgtgtctgtgtgtgtctctgtctgtgtgtccgcatatttgtggtcagtataactcatgaagggttaagtggattggtttcatacttggtgtgttggtagtgtgtgatgaaagctggaaatgataagattttgggccccctagcggctctccttggtactgcagcgcaacttccggttttgctatctcggtgttttgaacatgctatggtcacgatttttgagtattagatagctcttgtgctcagaaagaaatggcataagtttgggccccctagcgtctagttttgggatagcaggggcatttttgtcaaaaacttctgaagaggataactcaagaagggagcaacggattttcatcatttttggtatgtaggtaccttagacaatgttttacaagataagatactaattatgcaaaataggagtacatttgcataattaatgagaataatctatcatagcagttttttcaatgtatctcttgttcaagacatactatggtcttgacatttaggtggtagatagcttttagcgccataaacaagtggggcaagtttcagtcccctaacatttaattgtggaactgcaggggtgtttttgtcaagacactccaaagataataactgcagaaaggaacgacgggttgcctgcattttaggcatgcaggtaacttaggcaaagatgttcataatgatatacatgttatgcaaatgaggacttaatttgcataattaatgaggaaattgtatagttccattgttttcaataactggacttcaatacatgtaacacatgttaattatgatagttggaatataagcagataccaaatatggtaacgaggaacttatttgcataatttatgcaaaaattgcaaaaccacgattatgattaataatgggaaatttataattgtgacatgtgtacgttattcaatgattaacaacaccatgcataaattatgttaatgtgttagtcaattgcatgggatttacgaaagctctaaattttcatggaggtatgaggtcgccgaactctagtttcctattgttacacctgcacctggcacttatccctaatgtgtatacattggttcattccataccgaggtgacagggatggtcacagttactctttctactagttgtgAATATGTGCAGCCATcggcttcatatccctaatgtgtatacACCCCGAACACAGTGGTGCCTAATTTCTCAGCTAGCTATCAGTTACTGGGACCACTCtactaaaaaaaagtaaaaaaaggggtgtaaatattttttttaacgaaaaacaaaactgcagcaaacttctTATGCGCGCTAtagcacaatggctcacaatatctatccccatagcaaacgcGATCGCTATCCATCCAGAAAGAAATCGGTCCGGAATAACAAAGATCGCTACCAGAATCAATacctgcttttttcaagcaggtaatAATAACAATCAACTATACACTTGTGTCCCCAATTTACAgcacataataaaaaaataatcaatACATAATCAATGCTAAATAAAACTTATTTACTGCACGTATCTATTCTATTTTCATTAGCTCCGTAAAGAATAACCATTTAATGCGTCTGCGTTTTTGTTAATCTGTGTTTCCGCGTAACTTGTACAACAGAAACGTGTAGGTTTCTGCCACCTGACAGCTTGTTATGGAACTGTAGGGGCGATTTTTGTCGGAAAAGTGAAATAACTCGGTAAGTAGGTGACTTAGACGAAGTTGCACACAAGCAGGTGCAAAGTATGCAAATCGAACTTCACAGTTCTGTCTATGGCCTCTTACAGTACTCTCCAACTTCCAACTTCCAAGTATAGGTTTGGCtctagtcgttttttttttacgttttaggcattttattgggctttctactttgtaccgttttctttgtGTCCCGCGatcgagacataaagaaaacggtacaaagtAGAGAGCCTaataaaaacgtctaaaaaaaacggcaaaaaaaaacagtcggagactgacctctgcttggagtactAATGAACTGGGCAGGTGTGCAATTTTCAAAGCACCGATGCCATCATGAGGTTTCGAGGGGCTCCCGATGCTAGATGGCCAGTTACCAGGCTAATATGTCTGGTCAAAGGTCCTACTGTAACATTGTGCACATGTTACTTGTCAACTGGACTTTTGGACTTTGCccccttttcctttttttttatcaaagttCTTCAGTGAGAAGGTAGTAATTCTCGTGAGGGAGCCATGGGGTTTATACTTAAAGATCTAATCGGCGTAGTTCTGCTTTTTGTGGTGTCGTTAGTCGCGAGATTGCTGAGCGTGGTTCGGCTGATTTTCCCGCCCGGGAAGAAAAGTGTCTCGGGCGAGATCGCGCTGATCACCGGGGCGGGTAGCGGGCTCGGCCGCGGCATGGCGCTCAGCTTCGCCCGCCTGGGGGCCACCATCGTCGCCTGGGACATCAACGAGGAGGCGAACGAGGCGACTGTGCAGATGATCCGGCAGGAAGGAGGGAAGGCGTTCGGCTTTGTGTGCGACTGTAGCAAGAGGGACGACATCTACAGGGTCGCGCAGAAGGTCAGTGAACTGTTCTGtttgtgtttgcttgtttgtttgtttgttttgcacgaCCGATAACCGGTAACATACACAATTTTGAATTGTACAGTATCAAACATCGACTATCACAATTCCACCAGGTggcattataccgccaccttaagaaacgttagtatagaggtctttcCAAGATTGtattgaacaccgaatgttaaatacactaaatgtaatacaattcagatatttacgtgttgaagacaatcttgagaaggcctctataacaacgtttttggaGGTGGTGGTATAATGACACATGGTGGAATTACGCGAATGTATGTCACAAGCTGCGTAAGTCCGGACTGTATATATAAAGTTTGATCCAACGTGATGGACCCTTACCAGTGGGTGTGGCTCTGCTCAAACGCCTTTCGGCCTTAATACGTCAAATCCAAAGCCGTGAAACGACAAGAGGGgcaagtagaacagaaagaaaatatgtacaaaaattctgactcccgggaatcgaacccaggCCGTCAGATCACAACCCTAGCAGCGTAACCGATCGAGCCAAAAgtctgacaggcgtttggcatggtcagttagcgctacttgaacccccacCGGTTCAAACGTGCGTATATACTCAAGTTCGCATGAGGTCCGTGTTAAACTCTTTAAGCCTCTACAAGGCTCCACTGGGGTCGCAGGAAAAATGGTAGAATCTGGACAAATATTGACACGTAACATGCCAggggagttagctgtccgaggaaTATGATTTGCcaccagctaactcgtctggcatgttatctggctttATTTGTATATGcgaaatgtattttttcccagCAACGTGTgtgcctggtagaggctaagactccCCTACGTACTTAGATATATACGcaagtgtgaacccaccttaacagATCGCTCTAACCAAGTTATGTATTACTTTTCACTTGAATCTAGTGACGAAACATGCAAAAGTGTCTTTCAAAGGGCTCAACCAACaaagattcgaacccagaacatTTAGATTTTGAGACAACAACCTGAATTGCAATATTGTCTTGAGTCTGTGCAGCCATTGTAAGCAACAAGAATCACATTTAAGGTATTAGAATTAAGTTTCAGAGGGAATCTTTTATAATTTATAACACCTGAACTGTATCACTTTGACAGGTGAAGAGCAGCGTGGGCCACGTGACCATCCTGATCAACAACGCTGGGATCGTGACAGGCCGGAAGTTTCTGGACTGCCCTGATGACCTCATCCAGAAAACCATGGACATCAACACCAACGCGCACTTCTGGGTGAGAATATAAAGAATTTGACCTTCTGTTAATAATGGTCATATTCAAAACCAAAAAAAGTTGTTGTCGAAATCCTTATGGTAGTTTTAAAAATCTTAAGAAGTTTCTGGACTGCCCTGATGACCTCATCCAGAAAACCATGGACATCAACACCAACGCGCACTTCTGGGTGAGAAATATCATTTACGTGAATTGAACTTATGAACCGCCAGGTGTATGTTGCTATCACttacaactagggctgggtaccggtacagaaaattcaggtccaggtccggttcaggtccagaggatcaggtccaggtccggacctgaacctggacctgattcagtatgactcataccaatggtccatttcactacaaagaaatctgtttggtggagtattagaattacactggcgttttaaaatcctacaacgctaactgcacctgtacgattgactgtaaacctcaaattggtagaaattactataaactctactctacttcactcttgtcattttcttccaactgcaagcgccaaaacgtgtgaatgcctgatcaaataatatgttaattttctaatcggcccaacatccggtccacctaattttttcaggtccggtttttctggaccggtccaataagaaaaaccggttttgtaccggtacgctgtaccgatacccagccctacttaCAACTACCCTCCAAGTAGAGGCTTGGCTCCGGCAgatttagtcgtttttatcctGTCCCATTTTGTCATGTCCACCGACCAAACCGGATAAAATAGAGCCCCCAAAACGCCTTTGGAACTCTATTTTATCCCGTCAAAAACAGTCGCAGCGGAACCCCTACTTGGAGAGCAGGTATCAGAGTGGTATCAAAGTAATTTCTAAATGTACAATGCCAGTCAACTTTTTTCGAGCTCCAAAGGACCAGTTTTATACAGTAGGGTTGGTGTAAAACTCTCACGGGGATGCCCTAACATCGGCTCCCGGTCCATCCGCCTTGCCGTGGTGTGAGAGCCCGAATGTACCAATCTCCTAGTCCCGGGGTAGGTGCCACAttcctactctgtaacctcgaatGAGGGGGTGGAGCTTGGGTAGTCGCCAAAGGATGGACCACGAGAAACCCTTGGGTCAATCACCCATAGGTGGATAGCAGCTATGCTGCACGCGATTACGAAAACCTCAGTGAGAAAGTCTCAACCTGCTAGAGGATCAACTCAAGGCGGGAAGAGGCGTGTTGATAGTTTTGAAGACACCTCTGGAGGAGGACAGCCTATGACGTCTAACCGACCGAAGCTTTTGTCCCCCAAATACCGTACTAACATTGCAACCTGGAATGTTAGAACTCTCTACCAAGCCGGAAGAGTTCATCAAGTAGCAGCTGAAATGAAGCGTCTTAAAATAGAAATAGCTGGGTTAAGTGAAACAAGATGGCTGGGAAGCGGAAAGACTACCCTACAGAGCGGAGAAACCATTATATACTCTGGTCACCCAGAAGACTATCCGACACATGTAAGAGGAGTAGGAATCATTATGTCTAAGGAAAGTTCACGGAGTCTGATGGAATGGGAACCGGTCTCAGAGAGAATAATCACTGCTAGGTTCACGTCTCGATGCCAGGACACAACTATCATACAAGCATATGCTCCCACAAATGATGCAAGTGAAGCGGATAAGGAACTGTTCTACGAACAGCTGCAAGCCACCATGGCAAAGCGTAAGAAGAGGGACATCACTATTCTCATGGGGGACATGAATGCCAAAGTGGGATCAGCAAACAGTGGCAATGAGGGTGTGATGGGGAAGCATGGAGTTGGGACCATGAACCACAATGGAGAGCTCTTTGTCGACTTCTGCTCCGTGAACGACATGGTTATAGGAGGCACCTTGTTCCCACATAAGGAGAGCCATAAAGTGACCTGGAGATCACCTGATGGATCCTACGAGAACCAAATAGACTACATTGCAATTTCTAGAAGGTGGCGCGGAACCCTACAAGACTGCAGAATAAAGAGGAGTGCAGATGTTGGCTCGGACCACCATCTACTTATGGCTGCCTGCAGGGTACGTCTCGCCGCTTGCAGAAAGAAAGTTCAGAAGACTACTAAGTACAATGTGGAGAGGCTAAAAAACCCGGATATAAAACAGCAGTTTGTACTCACCTTGGCCAACCGCTTCGATGTTCTACGTTATAATTCGGATAATGAGGAAGAGttagatgatgatgaaatagaaaCCGAATGGTCGACCATCAAAGAAGCGTACACAAGCACATGTGAAGAGGTTCTGGGAAAGGTAAAGAGAGAGAGGAAGGAATGGATGAGCGAGGGCACATGGGAGAAAGTGGAGGAAAGACGCAAACTGAAAGCAAACATCGAGAACTGCAGAACCAGGAACCAGAAGGCCAATGCCATGAAGCAGTACAACTCAGCTGacaggaaagtaaagaaaagttGCAGGAGAGATAAAAGGAAGTGGATCTCAGACAAGGCTGCCGAGGCAGAAGAGGCCGCGTCAAAGCAGGATATGAAAACCCTCTATAGAATCACCAAAACACTGAGTGGGAAAAgaagacaaataaacaagccAGTACAAGACAAGAATGGTAAACTGCTTGCAACAAAGGAGCAACAAATGGAACGCTGGAGAGACCACTTTAAAGAAATTCTCAATCGCACACCTCCACCGAATCCCCCGGAAATTGAGCCCCCAATTGAATTGCTCGATATTCGCACTGGCCCACCAAGCAAGATAGAGATCCGCAAGGCCATCTCTTCACTCAAGAACGGGAAAGCCGCAGGACCCGATGGAATTCCTCCAGAGGCCTGGAAAGAGGCAGGTAACCTTTCTGTTGAAGCTCTGCACCCACTACTCAGCAGAATATGGCTAGAAGAGAGGATACCCACAGACTGGAAGAGAGGTACTATTATAAAGCTGCCAAAGAAAGGTGACTTGACACAATGTAAAAACTGGCGTGGCATCATGCTTCTCTCAGTTGCCAGCAAGCTACTCTGCAGGATCATCCTCAATAGAACAGCAAACGCAATGGAGACCAAACTAAGAGATAATCAAGCAGGCTTCCGAGCAAATAGATCTTGTAGCGACCAGATCGCAACCCTAAGAGTCATAGTGGAACAATCAACAGAATTCAATTCACAACTGTATGCTGTTTTTGTGGACTATGAAAAAGCGTTTGATTCACTCGACAGGACATCACTATGGAACATCCTTGCCCACTATGGAATACCCCCAAAGATCATCAACATGATCAAAGTCTTCTACAACAACCTCCAAGCACAAGTATCCCACGAAGGAGATTTGACAGAGCCCTTCAACATGACCACCGGAGTGCGACAGGGGTGCCTCTTGAGCCCGCTGCTATTTATAACTGCACTGGACTGGGTGATGAGGGAAACTACCAAAGATGCCAGGACAGGAATTCAGTGGACATTGACGGACATGTTAGATGACTTAGACTTCGCGGACGACCTTGCTCTTCTGTGCCATACCATCAGCCAGATGAGAGAGAAGACCCAGAGGTTAGAACACAAGTCAGGCCAAGTGGGACTAATCATCAACGCAGGAAAAACTAAAGAGATGAGGGTGAAGACAGTGGGGAATGCCAAACCTGTGTGCTGCAGAGGAATAGAGCTGGAGACAGTGAAGGAATTCACATACCTTGGCAGTGTCATCAGCAGTGACGGAGGTGCGACCAAGGACGTGGAAGCC includes:
- the LOC118417376 gene encoding epidermal retinol dehydrogenase 2-like, translating into MGFILKDLIGVVLLFVVSLVARLLSVVRLIFPPGKKSVSGEIALITGAGSGLGRGMALSFARLGATIVAWDINEEANEATVQMIRQEGGKAFGFVCDCSKRDDIYRVAQKVKSSVGHVTILINNAGIVTGRKFLDCPDDLIQKTMDINTNAHFWTTKAFLPHMVEQNHGHLVSIASAAGFAGMSGLADYCTSKFGAVGFADSIRHEVKQHGIHVTCVCPTYINTGMFTGAELR